The Silvanigrella paludirubra genome includes a window with the following:
- a CDS encoding dienelactone hydrolase family protein — MKCYDIEYRVQDTNCRGYIVEPKSQGIKLPGIVMYTDFWGINPRQKKVAEKLANMGAVVLVADMYGNQQYASTGDEAGKLMNSVIENSDIYKDRIVAPFELLKRNSNVNTSKLFSIGYCFGGASSLQLARYGEGLTGAISLHGLLTSKIRVPSHQKMPKMLILHGARDPLVSSEDIKNFYDEMIACNADFTFVSHGMSTHAFSNEDAAGNEVTAYHYLSDRRSDSFIKMFINENL, encoded by the coding sequence ATGAAATGTTATGATATTGAATATAGAGTTCAAGATACAAATTGTAGGGGATATATTGTTGAACCAAAATCACAAGGAATAAAACTTCCTGGTATTGTAATGTACACAGATTTTTGGGGAATAAATCCAAGACAAAAAAAAGTTGCTGAAAAATTAGCAAATATGGGGGCTGTTGTCCTTGTTGCCGACATGTATGGAAATCAGCAATACGCTTCAACTGGAGATGAAGCTGGAAAATTAATGAATTCTGTAATTGAAAATAGTGATATTTATAAAGATAGAATTGTTGCTCCTTTTGAACTTTTAAAAAGAAATTCAAATGTAAATACTTCTAAATTATTTTCTATTGGCTATTGTTTTGGTGGTGCATCTTCATTGCAGTTAGCAAGGTATGGTGAAGGTCTAACGGGTGCTATTTCTCTTCATGGTTTATTAACAAGTAAAATAAGAGTTCCTTCTCACCAAAAAATGCCTAAAATGCTTATTTTACACGGGGCAAGGGATCCTTTGGTTTCTTCTGAAGATATTAAGAATTTTTATGATGAGATGATTGCTTGTAATGCTGATTTTACATTTGTGTCCCATGGAATGAGCACACATGCTTTTAGCAATGAAGATGCGGCTGGTAATGAAGTAACAGCTTATCATTATTTATCCGATAGACGTTCCGATTCATTCATAAAAATGTTTATAAATGAAAACCTTTAA
- the greB gene encoding transcription elongation factor GreB, whose translation MKFENQNEVKKQPNLITPEGYKKLVDEFNELSKKERPLVVQEVSAAAKQGDRSENAEYQYGKKRLREIDRRLRFLDKRISAARIVNPKEQIGNKILFGATVKLENGEGAIVTYQIVGEDEANLNLKKISWRSPLGNELLNKKIGEIIVVEVPAGTREFEIIDFKFI comes from the coding sequence ATGAAATTTGAAAATCAAAATGAAGTAAAGAAACAGCCTAATTTAATCACACCTGAAGGGTATAAAAAATTAGTTGATGAATTTAATGAGCTTTCAAAAAAAGAAAGACCTTTGGTTGTTCAAGAGGTCTCCGCTGCTGCAAAGCAGGGAGATCGGTCTGAAAATGCTGAGTATCAATATGGTAAAAAAAGATTACGAGAAATTGATCGTCGTCTGCGCTTTTTAGATAAACGTATTTCTGCTGCTAGAATTGTAAATCCTAAAGAACAAATTGGAAATAAAATTTTATTTGGAGCCACTGTTAAGTTAGAAAATGGCGAAGGTGCTATTGTTACTTATCAAATTGTTGGTGAAGATGAAGCTAATTTAAATTTAAAAAAAATTAGCTGGAGATCTCCTTTAGGAAATGAATTATTAAACAAAAAAATTGGTGAAATTATAGTAGTAGAAGTTCCTGCTGGTACTCGTGAATTTGAAATTATTGATTTTAAATTTATTTAA
- a CDS encoding MBL fold metallo-hydrolase has product MKSPFLYKSKQTLVMLAATAVSVTSFFISTKSIASTPPSQLKTQAPGYFRMPLGDFEITALYDGYIKLDHNQLLKNVTAPNLKKLLGKMFISNPDVQTSISAYLVNTGSNLILVDAGTSKCFGPTAGTLLESLKASGYEPSQIDTIYITHLHGDHICGATSTEGKINFPNAILRMSQAEADFWLSSKNSEAAPEEFKKYFKMAQDSVKPYQAADKLKPFAAAETLSPGLKAIPTPGHTPGHTSYQFSSKGETILILGDVIHSYATQFPDPKIGVQFDADSKKAIAMRASLFSNAAKNKIWLAGEHLPFPGIGHIRLEGKGYVWVPVEYAPYGTQTTK; this is encoded by the coding sequence ATGAAGAGTCCGTTTTTATATAAGAGTAAACAGACTTTAGTTATGTTAGCAGCAACAGCGGTCAGTGTTACAAGTTTCTTTATTTCTACAAAATCAATCGCATCGACTCCGCCCTCTCAGCTAAAGACACAAGCGCCTGGATATTTTCGGATGCCTTTAGGGGATTTTGAAATTACAGCTCTATATGATGGCTATATTAAATTAGATCATAATCAGTTACTAAAAAACGTCACAGCCCCAAATTTAAAAAAACTATTGGGAAAAATGTTTATTTCTAACCCCGATGTCCAAACTTCTATAAGTGCTTACCTTGTAAATACGGGATCAAATTTAATATTAGTAGATGCCGGAACTTCGAAATGTTTTGGACCGACAGCGGGAACTTTATTAGAAAGTTTAAAAGCTTCGGGTTATGAACCAAGTCAAATTGATACCATTTATATTACTCATTTACATGGAGATCATATTTGCGGAGCAACAAGTACAGAAGGAAAAATTAATTTTCCAAATGCAATACTTCGCATGTCTCAGGCAGAGGCTGATTTTTGGTTAAGTTCAAAAAATTCTGAGGCTGCTCCTGAAGAATTTAAAAAATATTTTAAAATGGCTCAAGATTCTGTTAAGCCTTATCAGGCAGCAGATAAATTAAAGCCTTTTGCAGCTGCTGAAACATTATCGCCAGGCTTAAAAGCGATTCCTACTCCGGGGCATACCCCAGGGCATACAAGCTATCAATTTAGTTCTAAGGGAGAAACTATATTGATTTTAGGAGATGTTATTCATAGCTACGCAACACAATTTCCAGATCCCAAAATTGGGGTTCAATTTGATGCAGATAGTAAAAAAGCAATAGCAATGAGAGCTTCTTTATTTTCAAATGCGGCAAAAAACAAAATTTGGCTTGCTGGGGAACATCTTCCTTTTCCAGGAATCGGTCATATTCGTTTAGAAGGGAAAGGTTATGTTTGGGTTCCAGTTGAATATGCTCCCTATGGTACACAAACTACAAAGTAA
- a CDS encoding metallophosphoesterase has product MINKKLGDGIEIIFPYNAINSSLNSNFHNKDKYQIVFFGCHGKGSEKHTDVIKNYLNNHQITPDFFLLNGDNFYDSGVENTESPLFKTCFETPYAKHFTSQFFFPILGNHDYGEFFLGGLKNLLLFRKNRSSPQAQVQYSTKSKNWYMPGFYYSIKDSNHIFELFCIDSNTILFHEKQQEWLKNKVTNSKAKWKILVSHHPLVTNGHHASEPDVIGLHNFINENFQKNSNPNLKFNLFIAAHEHNNQVLIDSVHSYQIIVGNCSSKKPAHVNKKQNTLYCSAEPNDFSFGLLTLSKDNIICDIKGNKSNYNFDYDKIKNLQKNVSPIKFNQPDIIKNSSIINTSIYLNPDLSLSLDERKIYLQYLYDEIEMSSLHWNQYSYLGIFARRYDELKKIDQLLVNAKLYVKNFNQIKESNIPWLELWTVVENLYVYISDMHYYCLKINEDHEKKNKKSKRQEALQNLENRIYGIYNIFYYILIHFYRSKNIPENLIHEQALSDLYKFEAYCNRCRIEKGYRTIKKLKYYIGHKKR; this is encoded by the coding sequence ATGATAAATAAAAAACTCGGAGATGGCATTGAAATTATATTCCCATATAATGCAATAAATTCTTCTTTAAATTCAAATTTTCATAATAAAGATAAATATCAAATTGTTTTTTTTGGATGCCATGGAAAAGGGAGTGAAAAACACACTGATGTCATTAAAAATTACTTGAATAATCATCAAATAACTCCTGATTTTTTTCTTCTTAATGGAGATAATTTTTATGACTCTGGAGTTGAAAATACAGAATCCCCACTTTTTAAAACCTGTTTTGAAACACCATATGCTAAACATTTTACAAGCCAGTTTTTTTTCCCTATTTTAGGAAACCATGATTACGGAGAGTTTTTTTTAGGTGGCTTAAAAAATTTATTATTATTTAGAAAAAATAGATCAAGCCCTCAGGCTCAAGTTCAATATTCAACAAAATCAAAAAATTGGTATATGCCCGGATTTTATTATTCAATTAAAGATTCAAATCATATTTTTGAACTTTTTTGCATTGACTCAAACACAATTTTATTTCACGAGAAACAACAAGAATGGCTAAAAAATAAAGTAACAAACTCAAAAGCAAAATGGAAAATTTTAGTATCTCACCATCCTTTGGTAACAAATGGACACCATGCTTCAGAACCAGATGTGATAGGACTTCATAATTTTATTAATGAAAATTTTCAAAAAAATTCAAATCCAAACTTAAAATTTAATTTATTTATTGCAGCGCATGAGCATAACAATCAAGTTTTGATAGATAGTGTTCATTCTTACCAAATTATTGTTGGAAATTGTTCCTCAAAAAAACCCGCCCATGTAAATAAAAAACAAAACACTTTATATTGCTCAGCAGAACCAAATGATTTTTCGTTTGGATTATTAACATTAAGTAAAGATAATATTATATGTGATATAAAAGGAAACAAAAGTAACTATAATTTTGATTATGATAAAATAAAAAACTTACAAAAAAATGTAAGTCCAATTAAATTTAATCAACCAGATATAATTAAAAACTCTTCTATAATAAATACAAGTATTTATTTAAATCCAGACTTATCGTTAAGTTTAGATGAAAGAAAAATTTATCTTCAATATCTTTATGATGAAATTGAAATGTCGAGTCTTCATTGGAATCAATATAGCTATTTAGGAATTTTTGCTAGAAGATATGATGAATTAAAAAAGATAGATCAATTGCTCGTTAATGCAAAATTATATGTAAAAAACTTTAATCAAATAAAAGAGTCGAATATACCTTGGCTTGAATTATGGACTGTGGTTGAAAATTTATATGTTTATATTTCAGATATGCATTATTATTGTTTAAAAATAAATGAAGACCATGAAAAGAAAAATAAAAAATCTAAACGACAAGAAGCATTACAAAACCTCGAAAATAGAATTTATGGAATTTATAATATATTTTATTATATTTTAATTCATTTTTATAGAAGTAAAAACATTCCTGAAAATTTAATTCATGAACAAGCCCTATCTGATCTTTATAAATTTGAAGCTTATTGTAATCGCTGCCGCATAGAAAAAGGGTATCGCACAATCAAAAAATTGAAGTATTATATTGGTCACAAGAAGAGGTAA
- the tuf gene encoding elongation factor Tu codes for MAKEKFERSKPHMNIGTIGHVDHGKTTLTAAISAVLSTRQGKVATKFDEIDKAPEEKARGITINASHIEYETANRHYAHVDCPGHADYVKNMITGAAQMDGAILVCAATDGPMPQTREHILLARQVNVPYIVVFLNKCDIADPELTDLVEMEIRELLTKYSFPGDDTPVIRGAALGALQNPADEKASKCIVELMDAVDSFIQEPPRPVDKPFLMPIEDVFSISGRGTVCTGRIEQGICKVGEELEIVGIKPTTKTICTGVEMFRKVLDQGQAGDNVGVLLRGTKREDVERGQVLSKPGSIKPFKKFTAQIYVLNKDEGGRHKPFFKGYRPQFYFRTTDVTGVVDLPANVEMVVPGDNVEITVELITPVAMEPGLRFAIREGGRTVGSGAVGKCIE; via the coding sequence GTGGCAAAGGAAAAATTTGAGCGCTCCAAGCCTCATATGAATATCGGTACCATTGGTCACGTTGACCACGGTAAGACCACTCTTACAGCTGCTATTTCTGCTGTTCTTTCTACACGTCAAGGTAAAGTTGCTACTAAATTCGACGAAATCGACAAAGCGCCAGAAGAAAAAGCTCGTGGTATTACCATTAATGCTTCCCACATTGAGTACGAAACTGCGAATCGTCACTATGCACACGTTGACTGTCCTGGTCACGCGGACTACGTAAAAAATATGATTACGGGTGCTGCGCAAATGGATGGAGCAATCCTAGTTTGTGCTGCTACTGATGGTCCAATGCCTCAAACTCGCGAGCACATTTTGCTTGCTCGTCAGGTAAACGTTCCATACATCGTTGTATTCTTGAACAAATGCGACATTGCTGACCCTGAATTAACAGACCTTGTTGAAATGGAAATTCGTGAACTTTTAACTAAGTACAGTTTCCCTGGTGACGACACTCCTGTTATTCGCGGTGCTGCTCTTGGCGCACTTCAAAATCCAGCAGATGAAAAAGCTTCAAAATGTATTGTTGAGCTAATGGACGCTGTTGACTCTTTCATTCAAGAGCCACCACGCCCAGTTGACAAACCATTCCTTATGCCAATTGAAGATGTTTTCTCAATTTCCGGTCGTGGTACAGTTTGTACTGGTCGTATTGAGCAAGGTATCTGTAAAGTTGGTGAAGAGCTTGAAATCGTTGGTATCAAGCCAACAACTAAAACTATCTGTACTGGTGTTGAAATGTTCCGTAAGGTTCTCGACCAAGGTCAAGCTGGTGATAACGTTGGTGTTCTTCTACGTGGTACAAAACGTGAAGACGTTGAACGCGGCCAAGTTCTTTCTAAGCCAGGTTCAATCAAACCTTTCAAGAAATTTACTGCTCAAATCTACGTTCTTAATAAGGACGAAGGTGGACGCCATAAACCTTTCTTTAAAGGCTACCGCCCACAATTTTACTTCCGTACAACTGACGTTACTGGTGTAGTTGATCTACCTGCAAACGTTGAAATGGTTGTTCCTGGTGATAACGTTGAAATCACAGTTGAACTCATTACTCCAGTTGCGATGGAACCAGGTCTACGCTTTGCGATCCGTGAAGGCGGCCGTACAGTTGGTTCTGGAGCTGTTGGTAAATGCATCGAGTAA
- a CDS encoding glutathione S-transferase N-terminal domain-containing protein, with amino-acid sequence MKIYSIPFCPFCYRVKLALHEKKIPKDLIEIEEIDLKNPPKDFIEINPNLTVPTLQIKGNDGFAESMIIVEYLNNLNTNTPNLYGNSNEEIAKNKVLIERISSEIIPALLGCFYANGSEVKFRKSLQKLPMVFEKLEELLEKINAPFFGGSSLNAVDICFAPFICYYLVANEFNSKIILPNSNTKAFNYFKNIQNHSYINELILSNEKFKNDTKEELIIDTEGTKYIKSSSRNLIKDIEEEVKILNERISLKNKGNKAILWKTNKNEKGPYIETTVQFKHYDEAIHAIQVICDLQETSDHHSHFVLENFNQIKVEVCTHQPTWGVTAMDIAFAETLSDSLK; translated from the coding sequence ATGAAAATTTATTCTATCCCTTTTTGCCCTTTTTGTTACCGAGTTAAATTAGCACTTCATGAAAAAAAAATTCCAAAAGATTTAATTGAAATTGAAGAAATAGATTTAAAAAATCCACCAAAAGATTTTATAGAAATCAATCCAAACCTCACCGTTCCTACTTTACAAATAAAAGGAAATGATGGTTTTGCTGAAAGTATGATTATTGTAGAATATTTAAACAATTTAAATACAAATACACCAAATTTATATGGAAATAGCAATGAAGAAATTGCAAAAAACAAAGTTTTAATTGAAAGAATTTCAAGCGAAATCATTCCTGCCTTATTAGGATGCTTTTATGCAAACGGCAGTGAAGTGAAGTTTAGAAAATCACTTCAAAAACTTCCAATGGTTTTTGAAAAATTAGAAGAATTACTTGAAAAAATAAACGCACCATTTTTTGGTGGGAGTTCATTAAATGCAGTCGATATTTGTTTTGCACCTTTTATTTGTTATTATTTAGTTGCAAACGAATTTAATTCTAAAATTATTCTTCCAAATTCAAATACAAAAGCATTTAATTATTTTAAAAATATTCAAAATCACTCCTATATTAATGAACTTATTCTTAGTAATGAAAAGTTCAAAAATGATACCAAAGAAGAACTTATTATTGATACAGAGGGAACAAAATATATTAAAAGCTCTTCACGTAATTTAATAAAAGATATAGAGGAAGAAGTTAAAATATTAAATGAAAGAATATCATTAAAAAACAAAGGTAACAAAGCAATACTTTGGAAAACAAATAAAAATGAAAAAGGTCCTTATATTGAAACAACTGTTCAATTTAAACATTATGATGAAGCTATTCATGCCATTCAGGTAATTTGTGATTTACAAGAAACATCAGATCATCACTCTCATTTTGTTCTTGAAAACTTCAACCAAATTAAAGTAGAAGTATGTACGCATCAACCAACCTGGGGAGTGACTGCTATGGACATTGCTTTTGCAGAAACTCTCTCTGACAGTTTAAAATAA
- the mtnP gene encoding S-methyl-5'-thioadenosine phosphorylase encodes MKKTFLAFIGGSGLYDLPGIENVEEIEIATPFGCPSDKITTGTIDGKPIAFLPRHGKGHRFLPSEVNYRANIYALKKLGVTHIVSVSAVGGLQEKTAPGTAVIPTQIIDKTTGQRQRTFFGNGVVGHVSFADPYCPELQSYIAKACEQEKVTTHFGGALVCIEGPRFSSRAESHSFKREEAMIIGMTAMPEAILAREAEIAYATLAFVTDYDCWREETEAVTVEAVIAVLNKNVEASKRIAKAIHKFLPKETSNPIFEAAKNSIMTNLSLIPQETKRNLDLLFGKYWK; translated from the coding sequence ATGAAAAAAACATTTTTGGCTTTTATTGGAGGAAGTGGGCTTTATGATCTTCCTGGAATTGAAAATGTTGAAGAAATTGAAATCGCAACTCCCTTTGGCTGTCCTTCCGATAAAATAACAACTGGTACAATTGATGGAAAACCAATCGCCTTTTTACCAAGACATGGTAAGGGTCATCGTTTTTTACCTTCCGAAGTGAATTATAGAGCAAATATTTATGCTCTAAAAAAACTTGGTGTGACACATATTGTCAGCGTAAGTGCTGTTGGTGGACTTCAAGAAAAAACAGCTCCTGGAACAGCTGTAATTCCTACTCAAATTATTGATAAAACAACGGGTCAAAGACAACGCACTTTTTTTGGAAATGGAGTAGTTGGTCACGTAAGTTTTGCAGATCCATACTGCCCAGAACTTCAATCCTATATTGCAAAAGCATGCGAACAAGAAAAGGTAACAACACATTTTGGTGGCGCACTTGTTTGTATTGAAGGTCCACGTTTTAGTTCCCGTGCAGAAAGCCATAGCTTTAAACGTGAAGAAGCTATGATTATAGGTATGACTGCAATGCCAGAAGCTATTTTAGCTCGTGAAGCAGAAATTGCTTATGCAACTTTAGCTTTTGTAACCGATTATGATTGCTGGAGAGAAGAAACAGAAGCCGTTACGGTAGAAGCTGTTATTGCCGTATTAAATAAAAATGTAGAAGCTTCCAAAAGAATTGCAAAAGCAATTCATAAATTTTTGCCAAAAGAAACAAGTAATCCTATTTTTGAAGCAGCAAAAAATTCAATTATGACAAATTTAAGTTTAATTCCTCAAGAAACAAAAAGAAACCTTGATTTACTTTTTGGAAAATATTGGAAATAG
- the mtnA gene encoding S-methyl-5-thioribose-1-phosphate isomerase yields the protein MKPNLEAIKYKNNKLEILNQLLLPDSFVYEDCISVEQGWQSIHQMKVRGAPAIAITAALSLACELYHLEDKYSVTGLKKYIFDKLDYLCTSRPTAVNLFKMSDQMKSLIENVVNKDKEIDPKKLKQIFIENAENLLEKDISDNKAIGQFGSECFPLNKKIKILTHCNTGSLATSGYGTALGIIRSLHSNNKLEHAYATETRPYNQGARLTAFELVYENIPSTLITDSMVSFLMKEKGIDGVVVGADRVVANGDTANKIGTYQLAIAAAYHNVPFYVAAPITSIDCTKNNGSEIHIEERPKHELTHINGIQIAAKGIDVWNPSFDITPAKLITGIVTELGVIPKNLDGEFNIKEFLLKKQK from the coding sequence ATGAAACCAAATTTAGAAGCTATTAAATATAAAAATAATAAACTAGAAATATTAAATCAGTTACTTTTGCCAGATTCCTTTGTTTATGAAGATTGTATTTCCGTGGAACAAGGATGGCAATCCATTCATCAAATGAAAGTTCGTGGAGCTCCTGCCATTGCAATTACAGCAGCACTATCACTCGCATGTGAACTTTATCATTTGGAAGATAAATATTCTGTTACGGGATTAAAAAAATACATTTTTGATAAACTAGATTATTTATGCACAAGTAGACCTACTGCCGTTAATTTATTTAAAATGTCCGATCAAATGAAATCGCTTATTGAAAATGTAGTTAATAAAGATAAAGAAATTGATCCTAAAAAATTAAAACAAATTTTTATTGAAAACGCTGAAAACTTATTAGAAAAAGATATTTCAGACAACAAAGCGATAGGTCAATTTGGTTCAGAATGTTTTCCCTTAAATAAAAAAATAAAAATACTAACTCACTGCAATACAGGCTCTTTGGCTACTTCGGGGTACGGAACAGCTTTAGGAATTATTCGTTCTCTTCATTCCAATAATAAGCTCGAACACGCTTATGCTACCGAAACACGCCCCTATAACCAAGGAGCAAGATTAACTGCTTTTGAACTTGTATATGAAAATATACCTTCAACCTTAATCACTGACTCTATGGTTTCTTTTTTAATGAAAGAAAAAGGAATTGATGGTGTAGTTGTTGGTGCAGATCGTGTTGTTGCCAATGGAGATACCGCAAATAAAATTGGTACATATCAACTTGCTATCGCAGCAGCATACCACAATGTTCCTTTTTATGTTGCCGCACCAATAACATCAATTGATTGCACAAAAAATAATGGATCAGAAATTCATATTGAAGAACGTCCAAAACATGAATTAACTCACATAAATGGAATTCAGATTGCAGCAAAAGGCATTGATGTTTGGAACCCATCTTTTGATATCACACCAGCTAAATTAATAACAGGAATTGTTACTGAATTAGGAGTCATTCCGAAAAATTTAGATGGTGAATTTAATATTAAAGAATTTTTATTAAAGAAACAAAAATAA
- a CDS encoding RuBisCO large subunit C-terminal-like domain-containing protein, whose amino-acid sequence MVSFIKNKELLSPLTKEAHAFAKFRINAKKYSASLIEEIAIGQSIGAWEEQHVEPRLLKTKVAKIIACESNENFHEATVAFPVNIWHRKLSWLFAILFGKMSFYEGVQLNSVWFSPDCFDEENLIGPKYSPQSLRSLVGAKKDSPLLMGILKPNVAMSAEKISQLFLEASEAGTHILKDDEIRHDNSPLEAIKRVEIIANESAKRNIKSIYAVHLQIEGTKYIEHAKRLIDAGAQSFLINTWTSGIECLQEIRKVTNIPILSHPSLVGAFGLSEENSTIHPRVTLAQFIRAAGADLSLFPSPYGKLGLEKSIALEIANCCLTKNENWPIQPMMPVPSAGIKPEHAPLAKKDFGNDFVLNAGTGIFSSPEGIQKSIEKFREELDKT is encoded by the coding sequence ATGGTTTCATTTATTAAAAATAAAGAATTACTTTCTCCTCTTACCAAAGAAGCACACGCTTTTGCAAAATTTCGAATTAATGCTAAAAAATATTCTGCAAGCTTAATTGAAGAAATTGCAATAGGTCAGTCTATAGGTGCATGGGAAGAACAACATGTTGAACCGCGTCTTTTAAAAACTAAAGTAGCTAAAATTATCGCTTGTGAATCAAATGAAAATTTTCACGAAGCCACTGTTGCTTTTCCTGTAAATATTTGGCACCGGAAGTTGTCATGGTTATTTGCAATTTTATTTGGAAAAATGAGTTTTTATGAAGGTGTTCAATTAAATTCTGTTTGGTTTTCACCAGATTGTTTTGATGAAGAAAATTTAATAGGACCAAAATATTCTCCGCAATCCCTTCGATCTCTTGTTGGAGCAAAAAAAGATAGCCCTTTGCTTATGGGAATATTAAAACCCAATGTTGCAATGAGTGCTGAAAAAATATCTCAATTATTTCTTGAGGCCTCGGAAGCAGGAACTCATATATTAAAAGATGATGAAATTCGTCATGATAATTCTCCTTTAGAAGCTATTAAAAGAGTAGAAATCATTGCGAATGAATCTGCAAAAAGAAATATAAAATCTATTTATGCTGTTCATCTCCAAATAGAAGGTACAAAATACATTGAGCATGCTAAAAGACTAATAGATGCAGGTGCCCAATCCTTTTTAATCAATACCTGGACTTCAGGAATAGAATGTTTACAAGAAATTCGTAAAGTAACAAATATTCCTATATTATCACATCCAAGTTTAGTTGGTGCCTTTGGATTATCAGAGGAAAATTCAACAATTCACCCTCGCGTTACTTTAGCGCAATTTATTCGTGCAGCAGGAGCCGATTTAAGCCTATTCCCTAGTCCTTATGGAAAACTTGGTCTTGAAAAATCCATAGCTCTAGAAATTGCAAATTGTTGTCTCACAAAAAATGAAAATTGGCCCATTCAACCTATGATGCCAGTTCCTAGTGCTGGAATTAAACCTGAACATGCTCCTTTGGCAAAAAAAGATTTTGGAAATGATTTTGTTTTAAATGCAGGTACAGGAATATTTTCAAGCCCTGAAGGAATTCAAAAAAGCATTGAAAAATTTAGAGAAGAGCTTGATAAAACATGA
- a CDS encoding class II aldolase/adducin family protein, whose protein sequence is MRTYKKIIKDSTFFPISLFELNELNKICTVAKRLDNRNAIPATSSNFSIRAKNDDAFLITRSGLHKRNLNPTHFIRTNLFGKPLHPISPKPSDETLLHAMIYRNFSVAHSVIHCHAPELESISLLNCEILKQDKNENEYLTCGYYKIKGHEVLKALGFKTHLEDYFLPVIKNDQDMEKLSHLIEYYFFKHQQKLPMCAFHIENHGIYCFGNSVHQAELRIESILHLLTSLK, encoded by the coding sequence ATGAGAACTTATAAAAAAATAATAAAAGACTCTACCTTTTTTCCAATATCACTTTTTGAGTTAAATGAATTAAATAAAATTTGTACTGTTGCTAAAAGACTGGATAATAGAAATGCTATTCCTGCTACAAGTAGCAATTTTAGCATTCGTGCAAAAAATGATGATGCTTTTTTAATTACGAGATCTGGCCTTCATAAAAGAAATTTAAATCCTACTCATTTTATTCGTACAAATTTATTTGGAAAACCTTTGCATCCAATTTCTCCAAAGCCAAGTGATGAAACATTATTGCATGCAATGATTTATCGAAATTTTAGCGTAGCCCATTCAGTGATTCATTGTCATGCACCCGAATTAGAATCCATATCTTTATTAAATTGCGAAATTTTGAAACAGGATAAAAATGAAAACGAATATTTAACTTGTGGCTATTATAAAATAAAAGGTCATGAAGTTTTAAAAGCATTAGGTTTTAAAACTCATTTAGAGGATTATTTTTTACCTGTCATAAAAAATGATCAAGATATGGAAAAACTTTCCCATTTGATCGAATATTATTTTTTTAAACATCAGCAAAAATTACCTATGTGTGCTTTTCATATTGAAAATCATGGGATTTATTGTTTTGGAAATTCTGTTCATCAAGCAGAACTTCGAATTGAATCCATTTTGCATTTATTAACCAGCCTAAAGTAG